One genomic window of Gracilinema caldarium DSM 7334 includes the following:
- a CDS encoding chromate transporter yields METLEVIWTFFKIGIIAFGGGWSTVGIIKNAVVPHWVDEESFRSLIAIAQSTPGPIALNAATMVGWYHGGFFTALLATLSVVTFPVIMIALTTLLASRITLNQLQLQGALKTGSLAMMLMTLWVLRPASADPLLLLFALITFYIGAFTKINSLWAILGAGFCNAFLGPVIRSLWEK; encoded by the coding sequence ATGGAAACCCTCGAAGTAATTTGGACCTTTTTTAAAATTGGCATTATTGCCTTTGGTGGCGGCTGGTCTACCGTCGGAATTATCAAAAATGCGGTCGTGCCTCATTGGGTTGATGAAGAAAGCTTCCGATCCCTCATCGCCATCGCCCAATCTACCCCAGGCCCCATTGCCCTGAATGCGGCCACCATGGTGGGCTGGTATCACGGGGGATTCTTTACTGCCCTCCTAGCTACCCTGTCGGTGGTTACCTTCCCGGTCATCATGATTGCCCTAACGACCCTTTTAGCAAGCCGGATTACCCTGAACCAATTACAACTACAGGGGGCATTAAAAACAGGAAGCCTCGCGATGATGCTCATGACCCTCTGGGTGCTGCGGCCGGCTTCGGCAGATCCTTTATTGCTCCTGTTTGCTCTTATCACCTTTTATATTGGGGCTTTTACCAAAATAAACAGCCTTTGGGCTATTTTGGGAGCAGGTTTTTGTAATGCTTTTTTGGGACCGGTAATCCGATCACTCTGGGAAAAATAA
- a CDS encoding MBL fold metallo-hydrolase, with amino-acid sequence MPHYKVHSIVVGPIATNCYIIETDEIDTTTKQKTVILIDPGADASAIIARLNALKVVPQLILCTHGHFDHILAIPELARHYGEQQIALTIAIHRMDKDYLGNTALIRHRRDLAGVGGLAFLDRFPAQFPEPTRILEEGDRIGPFQVLHLPGHTPGSVAYFDEQKGILFSGDTLFAGGVGRTDLPGGDEVALQASLRRLFSLPGHIRVYSGHGGDTRIEQERPRQGWL; translated from the coding sequence ATGCCACACTACAAAGTACATTCCATCGTGGTAGGCCCCATCGCTACCAACTGTTATATTATAGAAACCGACGAAATTGACACCACCACTAAACAAAAGACTGTCATTTTAATAGATCCGGGAGCGGATGCCTCAGCAATTATAGCACGGTTAAACGCTCTTAAAGTAGTTCCCCAACTTATTCTGTGCACCCATGGGCACTTTGACCATATCCTCGCCATACCCGAACTGGCACGCCATTATGGGGAACAACAAATAGCCCTTACGATAGCTATTCACCGGATGGATAAGGATTACCTTGGTAACACAGCCTTAATACGGCACCGGCGGGATCTGGCCGGGGTTGGAGGCCTTGCCTTTCTGGACCGTTTCCCAGCCCAGTTCCCTGAACCAACAAGAATTCTCGAAGAGGGAGACCGCATCGGTCCCTTTCAGGTGCTCCATCTCCCGGGACACACACCAGGTTCAGTTGCTTATTTTGATGAACAGAAGGGGATTCTTTTTTCTGGGGACACCCTCTTTGCAGGTGGGGTAGGCAGAACAGATTTGCCGGGAGGGGACGAAGTGGCCCTACAAGCCAGCCTGAGACGGCTCTTCAGCCTGCCGGGACACATCCGGGTTTACAGCGGCCATGGGGGCGATACCCGAATTGAACAGGAGCGGCCCCGGCAGGGCTGGCTGTAG
- a CDS encoding histidine kinase dimerization/phosphoacceptor domain -containing protein, giving the protein MRNIRFLAVWGLLFIVVPLFPQDDIKKEKPILQIRVVCDDNYPPYVFRDETGAIQGIIPEQWQAWSSVTGIKVQFDAMDWANAQEEMKAGRADVIDSMFRTPERERIYDFLAPYADVSVSVYFNKSISGIAKIQDLKGFRIAVKEGDAAIEVLKEKGLQDFLYFPSYETIIRSAKNHEMRVFCIDEPPAEYFLYKYGLDQDFRKAFSLYSGRFHRAVLKERKPLPDGRDLYKVLLDGFSAIPPSVFTEINDRWMGQPISRTINWVPFLIVLAIALGVVVILSLFILALRLEVARRTAELIQKNRALLASERKNRAFISALPDLFLIFDREGRYIEIKTSNPGILIKQESALLGSTISDVGLPESIVSAMKAAIARALDTKDVVVIEYELEVIEGRRFFEARIVRLAADTDLVLFIVRDITQEHLIKKQLAQSLREKETLLKEIHHRVKNNLQVVSSLIQLQASALSNEQDQALLEETQQRIRTMAQVHELLYRSESLSSIEMKTYFEHLLDELSTAFYEIRLHVAISMDLDPMEVSLDIATPLGLIFNEAVTNAFKYAYADRDKGQLRISLKRLRDGQRQFIIADDGPGLPENWQERAQKSLGFTLIETLVQQIKGCLDVQNGPGTTLKITF; this is encoded by the coding sequence ATGCGAAATATCCGGTTCCTTGCGGTTTGGGGCCTTCTCTTTATAGTGGTACCCCTTTTTCCGCAAGATGATATAAAAAAAGAAAAACCAATTTTACAAATCCGTGTAGTCTGCGACGATAACTATCCGCCCTATGTGTTCCGTGACGAAACGGGAGCCATTCAGGGAATTATTCCTGAACAATGGCAGGCCTGGTCTTCTGTTACAGGTATTAAGGTTCAGTTCGATGCGATGGACTGGGCTAATGCCCAGGAAGAGATGAAGGCTGGCCGGGCCGATGTTATTGATTCTATGTTTAGGACCCCTGAACGGGAACGGATCTATGATTTTCTTGCCCCCTATGCGGATGTTTCGGTCTCGGTCTATTTTAATAAAAGCATTTCTGGCATTGCGAAGATACAGGATCTCAAAGGGTTCCGTATCGCTGTTAAGGAGGGAGATGCGGCGATCGAAGTTCTTAAAGAGAAGGGGCTACAAGATTTTCTATATTTTCCCAGCTATGAAACAATCATTCGATCTGCAAAGAACCATGAGATGCGAGTTTTTTGTATTGATGAACCTCCGGCAGAATATTTTTTATATAAATATGGGCTGGATCAGGATTTCCGCAAAGCCTTTTCTTTATACAGCGGCCGTTTCCACCGGGCTGTTCTGAAAGAGCGAAAGCCCCTGCCCGATGGGCGGGACCTCTATAAGGTGTTACTTGATGGGTTTTCAGCAATCCCTCCGTCAGTATTTACAGAAATTAATGATCGCTGGATGGGTCAGCCGATAAGCCGAACCATTAATTGGGTGCCCTTTCTTATTGTGCTTGCTATAGCTTTGGGTGTCGTGGTTATCCTGTCCCTCTTTATTCTAGCCCTGCGCCTGGAAGTAGCCCGCCGAACCGCTGAGCTTATCCAGAAAAACAGAGCCCTCCTGGCCAGCGAACGGAAAAACCGGGCCTTTATCAGCGCTCTTCCGGACCTGTTCCTGATTTTTGACCGGGAAGGCCGGTATATCGAAATTAAAACCTCGAACCCAGGGATTCTTATAAAACAGGAAAGCGCGCTTTTGGGTAGTACCATCTCCGATGTCGGCCTGCCGGAATCAATCGTCTCAGCGATGAAAGCCGCCATAGCCAGGGCTCTGGACACAAAGGATGTGGTGGTTATTGAATATGAGCTGGAGGTGATTGAAGGCCGCCGCTTTTTTGAAGCCCGTATTGTCCGGCTTGCCGCTGATACTGATCTGGTTCTTTTTATTGTCCGGGATATCACTCAAGAACACCTGATAAAAAAACAACTGGCCCAATCCCTGCGGGAAAAGGAAACCCTCCTTAAAGAAATCCACCACCGGGTAAAAAACAACCTCCAGGTGGTTTCGAGCCTCATTCAACTGCAGGCCAGTGCGCTCAGCAATGAGCAGGACCAGGCGTTGCTGGAAGAAACCCAGCAACGGATCAGAACCATGGCTCAGGTACATGAGCTCTTATATCGGTCAGAAAGTCTTTCATCAATAGAAATGAAAACCTATTTTGAACATTTACTAGATGAACTATCTACGGCCTTTTATGAAATCCGGCTCCATGTAGCTATCTCCATGGATCTAGACCCGATGGAAGTGAGCCTGGATATAGCCACGCCCCTGGGCCTTATTTTTAATGAAGCGGTTACCAATGCTTTTAAATATGCCTATGCAGACAGGGACAAGGGTCAGCTTCGCATCAGCCTGAAACGACTCAGGGATGGACAACGGCAATTCATCATTGCCGATGACGGTCCGGGACTTCCCGAAAACTGGCAGGAAAGGGCTCAAAAATCATTGGGCTTTACCCTGATAGAAACCCTGGTTCAGCAAATCAAAGGCTGTCTGGATGTTCAAAACGGTCCTGGTACGACCCTGAAGATAACCTTTTAG
- the eno gene encoding phosphopyruvate hydratase: protein MSIIEYVEAREILDSRGNPTVEVDVVLEDGTMGRAAVPSGASTGENEAVELRDGDKSRYMGKGVQKAVENVNNIIAAEIQGLDALEQVDIDRTMIELDGTENKSKLGANAILGVSMAVARAAANYLDIPLYRYLGSFHANLLPVPMANIINGGKHADNKVDFQEFMVMPVGAQSIREAVRWTAEVFHTLKKLLKDAGKNTAVGDEGGFAPDIANEEALGFIMKAIEKAGYKPGEQIAIALDAAASELFEEGGKKGYKFWKSNPDKLFTSDEMIELYTKWVNNYPIISLEDPLDQNDWDGYVKITQALGKKVQIVGDDLFVTNKKYLEKGIKLGACNSILIKVNQIGTVTETYETVEMAKRAGYTAVVSHRSGETEDSFIADLVVALETGQIKTGSMSRTDRICKYNQLMRIEDMLEGVSEYAGRNAFYSIRK, encoded by the coding sequence ATGAGTATCATTGAATATGTTGAGGCCCGGGAGATCCTGGATTCCCGCGGTAACCCCACCGTCGAGGTAGATGTTGTTCTTGAAGATGGAACCATGGGACGTGCCGCGGTACCATCTGGTGCTTCTACCGGCGAAAACGAAGCTGTTGAACTGCGGGATGGAGACAAGTCCCGGTATATGGGGAAGGGTGTTCAGAAGGCTGTAGAAAATGTAAACAACATCATCGCCGCTGAAATCCAGGGTCTCGATGCACTGGAACAGGTTGACATTGACCGGACCATGATCGAACTCGATGGTACTGAAAACAAGAGCAAGCTGGGTGCTAATGCCATTCTCGGTGTTTCTATGGCAGTTGCCCGGGCTGCGGCTAACTATCTGGATATTCCCCTCTATCGGTATCTGGGTTCATTCCATGCCAATCTCCTTCCGGTTCCCATGGCTAATATCATCAACGGTGGTAAACATGCGGACAATAAGGTTGACTTCCAGGAATTCATGGTTATGCCCGTGGGTGCCCAGTCTATCCGGGAAGCGGTTCGCTGGACCGCCGAAGTGTTCCACACCCTGAAAAAACTCTTAAAGGATGCGGGCAAGAACACCGCTGTTGGGGATGAAGGTGGTTTTGCCCCCGATATTGCCAACGAAGAAGCACTGGGCTTTATCATGAAGGCCATTGAGAAGGCTGGTTACAAGCCCGGTGAACAGATTGCTATCGCCCTGGATGCTGCTGCCAGTGAGCTCTTTGAAGAAGGCGGCAAAAAGGGCTACAAGTTCTGGAAATCCAATCCAGACAAGCTCTTTACCAGCGATGAAATGATCGAACTCTACACGAAATGGGTTAACAATTACCCCATCATTTCTCTGGAAGATCCCCTGGATCAGAATGACTGGGATGGTTATGTAAAGATTACCCAGGCTCTGGGCAAGAAGGTTCAGATTGTTGGGGATGACCTCTTTGTTACCAACAAGAAATACCTCGAAAAGGGTATTAAGCTTGGTGCTTGTAACTCCATCCTGATTAAGGTTAACCAGATTGGTACGGTTACCGAAACCTACGAAACTGTCGAAATGGCAAAACGGGCTGGATACACCGCTGTTGTTTCCCACCGTTCCGGAGAAACCGAAGACAGCTTCATCGCTGACCTGGTTGTAGCCCTCGAAACCGGCCAGATCAAGACCGGATCCATGAGCCGGACCGACCGGATCTGCAAGTACAACCAGCTGATGCGGATCGAGGACATGTTGGAAGGTGTTTCCGAATACGCCGGCCGTAATGCCTTCTACAGCATCCGGAAGTAG
- a CDS encoding prenyltransferase: protein MTFTQFSGIVELRTKIVSLSTYIISLLYSIYVAGTVSPLLAVLVLTAALAVDMGTTGFNSYFDWYRNVDDPRFNRESAKVIIHEGVSPGSALLVSILCYVVACMLGGIIILMTGPLVLILGSLSLLVGFFYSGGSRPISSTPWGELFAGGFLGFVFFIINYYILTGRLDQPALLVAIPQSLAIAAILSVNNACDMVGDRAAGRRTMAIVLGVKGAQLLVYIEGLVGLLMLAFLAYRNILPQLSLYLTLPALILILTEYAKMHQRGYSHDTKGPNMQSISKIFILQSLVYIGGLLEAILFV from the coding sequence ATGACCTTTACACAATTTTCTGGAATCGTGGAATTACGTACTAAGATTGTTAGTTTATCAACCTACATTATTAGTTTACTTTATAGCATCTATGTGGCTGGAACCGTATCACCCCTTTTAGCTGTTCTGGTACTGACTGCAGCTCTGGCGGTCGACATGGGCACCACCGGTTTTAACAGTTATTTTGACTGGTACCGCAATGTGGATGACCCCCGGTTTAATCGGGAATCGGCTAAGGTTATTATACATGAAGGGGTTTCCCCTGGCTCAGCCCTGCTGGTCAGTATCCTTTGTTATGTGGTTGCTTGTATGTTGGGGGGTATCATTATCTTAATGACTGGCCCTCTGGTCCTGATTTTAGGATCCCTGTCCTTACTGGTAGGTTTTTTTTATAGCGGTGGAAGCCGGCCTATTTCATCAACCCCCTGGGGAGAACTCTTTGCTGGTGGCTTTTTAGGATTTGTGTTTTTTATTATTAACTATTATATTTTAACAGGGCGATTGGACCAGCCAGCCCTTCTGGTAGCCATTCCCCAAAGCCTTGCCATAGCAGCGATTCTTTCAGTCAATAATGCCTGTGATATGGTTGGGGATCGGGCGGCAGGTCGTAGGACCATGGCCATAGTGCTCGGAGTAAAGGGAGCCCAATTGTTAGTGTATATTGAAGGGCTTGTAGGATTACTAATGCTGGCCTTTTTAGCCTACCGCAATATTCTTCCGCAGCTTTCGTTGTACTTAACACTGCCAGCCCTCATTTTAATACTTACGGAATATGCAAAGATGCATCAGCGGGGGTATTCTCATGATACCAAAGGCCCCAACATGCAAAGCATTTCCAAGATATTTATCCTCCAGAGCCTGGTTTATATTGGAGGACTCCTTGAGGCAATACTCTTTGTGTAA
- a CDS encoding chromate transporter, whose amino-acid sequence MKRINSQPHAISLFWLFAWINTITLGGGYVIIPVIGNSLEKRGWMDEETYYDIFAQAQAYPGPLALSTSLLVGIRLCGFWGAAAAFFGVILPPFLVIILVSRLLTIYGSLPIVKRFLEGAGAVVPGIVAAMVWKNGKRLFIDMTGRQQLIRILELTVLTIILVLFPRYSLPILLGGIASMYILEGLWKPSK is encoded by the coding sequence ATGAAGCGGATCAACTCACAACCTCATGCGATTTCTCTTTTTTGGCTCTTTGCATGGATTAACACCATTACCCTCGGTGGCGGTTATGTCATTATACCAGTTATCGGGAATAGCCTAGAAAAACGAGGCTGGATGGATGAAGAAACCTATTATGATATTTTCGCCCAAGCCCAGGCATATCCCGGGCCCCTTGCCCTTTCAACCTCACTACTCGTAGGTATCAGACTCTGCGGCTTTTGGGGCGCCGCAGCTGCCTTTTTTGGTGTTATATTACCCCCCTTTCTTGTCATTATTCTTGTAAGCAGACTGCTTACTATCTATGGCTCATTGCCGATAGTAAAGCGATTTCTCGAAGGAGCCGGTGCAGTGGTTCCAGGTATTGTCGCGGCAATGGTTTGGAAAAACGGAAAACGTCTTTTTATAGATATGACCGGCAGGCAACAACTGATACGAATCCTTGAGTTAACTGTCCTGACCATCATTTTGGTTCTATTTCCCCGCTATAGTCTACCAATTCTCTTGGGAGGTATTGCCAGCATGTACATTCTGGAGGGGCTATGGAAACCCTCGAAGTAA
- a CDS encoding sensor histidine kinase: MKSRKGIFISIQKAQYYIVLISLIPALIIISISENKRAHQWETITAQEALNQANSIAQFQYSITESTRQMLATLAALPEFKELNTIAMKPILQNIHAQNNAYLNFTALNAQGVIMASSRLEPGVSLKGRPHIEAVLRNARFSPGSYIVGLVENTPSFSYAYPIISEQGALIGAIAATYKLSSYETYIKELTISKDTVLGIVDRYGTRLFYYPPSATNPLGKPIKYEVWERMLQGKERDVFLMSGSDGIKRFYAYAKLKLVPDEQPYMYVVYGIPYQVIMDRVLPILYQELALILGTMGLAILLTRLSYKSLFGHRLSALIDFTRFISHEQETFPKIEPDPTKDLGIIQKALYSMYTTLQDQNRKQQEYDTALQKAIQEKTLLIKEVHHRVKNDFQLIQSLINLESVNCENIEAFKEAIESRITSMSLVHQMLYETTTQGCIDLAMYAREIIGLLINIKGTNFPISLDFQTEAILAPVDTAITFGLLLNELVMNSLKHGLSSEQPSRFTLILTRQVTQVHLEFSDSGPGFPDDFSFATSKGLGIQLAIGLAEQLGGTLRWENNEGARFILDFPHPPI, from the coding sequence ATGAAAAGTAGAAAGGGGATTTTTATCTCCATACAGAAAGCGCAGTACTATATCGTCCTCATATCACTTATTCCAGCCCTTATCATTATTAGTATTTCCGAGAACAAACGAGCTCATCAGTGGGAAACGATTACAGCCCAAGAAGCCCTGAACCAGGCCAATAGTATTGCCCAATTTCAGTACAGCATCACCGAATCTACCCGCCAAATGCTAGCCACATTGGCGGCCCTCCCAGAATTTAAAGAGCTCAATACCATTGCCATGAAGCCCATACTACAAAACATACACGCTCAGAATAATGCATATTTAAATTTTACCGCCCTCAATGCACAAGGAGTAATAATGGCTTCTTCGAGGCTTGAACCGGGAGTAAGTCTGAAAGGGCGGCCTCATATCGAAGCAGTCCTGCGAAATGCCCGCTTTTCCCCCGGCTCCTATATCGTTGGACTGGTAGAAAACACCCCATCATTTTCCTATGCATATCCAATCATTTCAGAACAGGGAGCATTGATTGGAGCTATCGCTGCAACCTACAAACTCAGTTCATATGAAACCTATATCAAGGAGCTTACCATTTCAAAAGATACCGTCTTGGGAATTGTGGATCGCTATGGGACCCGGCTTTTCTATTATCCCCCCAGTGCAACAAACCCTCTTGGAAAACCAATAAAATATGAAGTATGGGAACGAATGCTGCAAGGTAAAGAACGGGATGTGTTTTTAATGAGCGGTTCCGATGGGATAAAACGCTTCTATGCCTATGCAAAATTAAAACTAGTCCCTGATGAACAACCCTATATGTATGTGGTATACGGTATTCCTTATCAGGTTATCATGGACAGAGTGCTACCTATCCTGTATCAGGAATTAGCCTTAATTCTTGGTACTATGGGATTGGCTATTCTGCTTACCCGGCTTAGTTATAAAAGCCTCTTTGGTCATAGACTTTCTGCCCTTATCGATTTTACAAGGTTTATTAGCCATGAACAGGAAACATTTCCGAAAATTGAACCAGATCCTACCAAAGACTTGGGAATTATTCAGAAGGCACTCTATTCAATGTACACAACGCTGCAAGATCAAAACCGTAAACAGCAGGAATATGATACAGCCTTGCAGAAGGCAATTCAGGAAAAAACACTGCTCATAAAAGAAGTACACCACCGGGTAAAAAATGATTTTCAGCTCATACAAAGCCTTATCAATCTGGAAAGTGTCAATTGTGAGAATATAGAAGCCTTCAAGGAAGCCATTGAAAGCCGCATTACCTCCATGTCATTGGTTCACCAAATGCTCTATGAAACAACAACCCAGGGTTGTATCGATTTAGCGATGTATGCCCGTGAAATTATTGGACTGCTTATCAATATTAAAGGGACGAATTTTCCCATCTCATTAGATTTTCAAACCGAAGCAATTCTTGCCCCGGTGGATACAGCGATTACCTTTGGACTCTTACTCAATGAACTTGTCATGAACAGTCTGAAACACGGTCTTTCATCGGAACAACCTTCCCGATTCACGCTGATTTTGACACGTCAAGTGACCCAGGTCCATCTCGAATTCAGTGATTCAGGGCCCGGTTTCCCTGATGATTTTTCCTTTGCTACATCGAAGGGCTTGGGGATACAATTAGCTATAGGACTTGCAGAACAACTGGGTGGAACCCTGCGCTGGGAGAATAATGAAGGAGCCCGCTTTATTCTGGACTTTCCCCACCCACCTATATAG
- a CDS encoding DbpA RNA binding domain-containing protein: MPPFTNEEDVKAFLTTVIDSIKQNGNPEVLNQYRSVFRKQVPFFMRSYIAAYLIQQAVEGKRKGRRSYTKNRGPLLKNHSPLRTESFTEDEQKKQNLPEEESARIFISVGRNRHVFPREILSLILSEIDIKKEDIGLIRILDNYSFVQVRKEWADAIITALNGKIFKGRSITVNHARTRNEENSSSEKSITAFNSIDKTLMDKTGSEE; the protein is encoded by the coding sequence ATGCCTCCTTTTACGAATGAAGAAGATGTAAAAGCTTTTCTTACAACAGTTATAGATTCCATAAAACAAAATGGAAATCCAGAGGTATTAAACCAATATCGTTCAGTCTTTCGTAAACAAGTACCCTTTTTTATGCGGTCCTATATTGCCGCATACTTAATTCAGCAGGCGGTGGAAGGTAAGAGGAAAGGCCGCAGATCCTATACGAAAAACCGAGGCCCCCTCTTAAAAAATCACAGTCCCTTGAGAACCGAATCATTCACCGAGGATGAGCAGAAGAAACAAAACCTCCCAGAGGAAGAATCGGCTCGTATTTTTATAAGTGTCGGCCGTAATCGCCACGTATTTCCACGGGAAATCCTATCACTCATCTTATCCGAAATTGATATTAAAAAAGAGGATATCGGACTGATTAGAATTTTAGACAACTATTCTTTTGTGCAAGTTCGAAAAGAATGGGCAGATGCCATTATAACTGCTCTGAACGGCAAGATTTTTAAAGGAAGATCGATTACGGTAAATCATGCCCGGACTCGAAACGAAGAGAACTCCTCCTCTGAAAAGTCAATCACAGCTTTTAATAGTATAGATAAAACACTAATGGACAAAACAGGATCAGAGGAATAG
- a CDS encoding GNAT family N-acetyltransferase, with the protein MQFDLDEALLDQILFAMEDQDGEFLLDTQEGVISTLEEIEENGGDGEDDERYIPIPEWTSNDGFRLMEKFTTILRNPLVKTELANALDRGRGVFRAFKDTLTNHPAIERLWYTFKEREMKRAVLDWYNALREEWGLERIGEEPEETEDLILEDFRFRPGTVQDEEQARKLHHECIVELQTHFERNKGGPMPDIILRQSCPTWQFPGDISFVAETNRGDFAGYISAYQHKELLNIEALEIYTEYRGLGLAESLLIQLLHYIKDKNRDIRYVQISLPSLYDGFSRVLYRSGFEIYETQYLYTINKGLE; encoded by the coding sequence ATGCAGTTCGATTTAGATGAAGCACTACTCGACCAAATACTTTTTGCAATGGAAGACCAGGATGGGGAATTTCTCTTGGACACCCAGGAAGGGGTTATCTCTACCTTGGAAGAAATAGAAGAAAATGGCGGGGACGGCGAGGACGATGAGCGGTATATCCCTATTCCTGAATGGACCTCTAATGACGGGTTTAGATTAATGGAAAAATTCACTACTATTTTGCGAAATCCCCTCGTGAAAACCGAGCTGGCTAATGCCTTAGATCGAGGCCGAGGAGTGTTTCGTGCTTTTAAAGATACCCTTACGAACCATCCAGCCATTGAGCGTCTCTGGTATACTTTTAAGGAACGAGAAATGAAACGGGCAGTCCTGGACTGGTATAATGCGCTACGGGAAGAATGGGGTCTTGAACGTATTGGAGAAGAACCAGAGGAGACGGAAGACCTAATTTTGGAAGATTTCCGATTCCGTCCTGGAACAGTTCAAGATGAGGAACAGGCCCGAAAACTTCATCATGAATGTATCGTTGAATTGCAAACTCATTTCGAACGGAATAAGGGCGGCCCCATGCCGGATATTATATTAAGACAATCGTGCCCAACATGGCAGTTTCCTGGAGATATCAGTTTTGTAGCAGAAACAAACCGGGGAGATTTCGCAGGCTATATTTCCGCTTATCAACATAAGGAGCTTCTTAACATTGAAGCCCTTGAAATTTATACCGAATATAGAGGTCTTGGTCTTGCTGAATCTTTACTTATACAGCTCCTTCACTATATTAAAGACAAAAATAGGGATATTCGCTATGTACAGATCAGTTTGCCTTCCCTTTATGATGGTTTTTCCAGGGTCTTGTATAGATCTGGTTTTGAAATCTATGAGACTCAATATCTTTATACGATTAATAAAGGCCTTGAGTAA